Sequence from the Candidatus Pantoea soli genome:
CCGGAATCGCCGGCAGGCCTTCCAGTATCTGCATCCGCGCAGAGACCTTACCGCGATCGATCAGGCTGATCGCCAGCCCGGCTTCGACACAGGCAATGACCGCCTGACTGGAGTGGCTCTCCAGCACCAGTCGCGTACGCCGTCCCGACACCTTAAGCGCTTCAGTTATCGCCTCGCGGTAGACGCAGGGTGCGGTGTAGACCGCCAGCGGCAGCGGATCGTGCTGCGCAACATCGGTGTTCACCGGCCCCACCCAGACGGGCGTAGTCGGCATCAGCACGCGTGTGTCATGGCGGGTTAACTGCCTGGGCTGGACCACCACGGCGGTATCTAATTTGCCCTGCTGAATCCACTCTCTTAGCTGGTTGCTGGGCCCCATTTTGAGTTCCAGTACCACATTCGGCCAGGCGGCCGTAAACGTCGGCAGGATCTCTTTGATGACCTGAGCCGCGTATTCATCAGGCACCCCGAGGGCAATGCGCCCGGTCAGCGCCGTACCGTGCAGATCGGCCAGCACGCGATCGTGCGTGCGCAGCAGTTCAGCGGTGGCTGCCAGCAGACGCTTGCCCAATGCCGTGAGAATGACAGACTGATTATCGCGCTGCAGCAAACGCCCGCCCGCGACCGCCTCCAGACGCTGGATATGCACACTCACGGCCGCAGGACTTTTATGTAAATGCGCGGCGGCCGCGCTGAATTTCCCCATGCGTACCACCGCGTGAAAGGTGCGTAACAGATCGATAGGGAGAACGCTGCTCATGGTTTACTCCTGTTAAAGTACTGCTACACATAATTTTGATTTAACAGAGTATAGCGCTGCCGTAGCCTGAGGAGATGTATCAGCTCATATGCCTCAGGGAGTCATTGCATGCTTCGTCACTGGCTTTATGTTGTTCCCCTGCCCTTGCTGGAAGCGGGATTGTTATTGTCATGGAGTTCAGGCTTTATTGGCGCGCGCTTTTCCATTCACTACGCGCCGGCTTTGCTGGTGGTGTTCTGGCGCTTCCTGGTGCTGGCCCTTCTGCTGTTCCCGTTTGTCTGCCGGGAGCTGGTCACCACGCCTTTTCGCGTGCTGGTAAAGCATGCGGCTATCGGCCTGCTGGCAATGGCCGGCTACATGCTCGGCGTGACACAGGGCATCGCTTTTGGCGTGCCGGCCGGGCTGGCGGCGCTGTGCGCCGATCTGCTGCCAGTGGGCATGGCGCTGCTGGCAGGTGTGTTTCTCCGGGAACGGTTAGCGCATCAAATCTGGCTGGGATTGATTGTCGGCTTAGCGGGCGTGCTATGGGTGACCCATGATGCACTGGGATTGGGTGATGCTCCGCTGTGGGCCTACAGCCTGCCAGTGGCAGGAATGCTGTCACTGGCTGTGGCGACGCTGTGGCAGAAGCGCGCCCGCAGCACCCGGTCAATGGGGCTGCTGGCCAATCTCTGGCTGCAGTG
This genomic interval carries:
- a CDS encoding LysR family transcriptional regulator; its protein translation is MSSVLPIDLLRTFHAVVRMGKFSAAAAHLHKSPAAVSVHIQRLEAVAGGRLLQRDNQSVILTALGKRLLAATAELLRTHDRVLADLHGTALTGRIALGVPDEYAAQVIKEILPTFTAAWPNVVLELKMGPSNQLREWIQQGKLDTAVVVQPRQLTRHDTRVLMPTTPVWVGPVNTDVAQHDPLPLAVYTAPCVYREAITEALKVSGRRTRLVLESHSSQAVIACVEAGLAISLIDRGKVSARMQILEGLPAIPEHDIIFMQSAESHGDKAVALLARAMQQSFRL
- a CDS encoding DMT family transporter, producing the protein MLRHWLYVVPLPLLEAGLLLSWSSGFIGARFSIHYAPALLVVFWRFLVLALLLFPFVCRELVTTPFRVLVKHAAIGLLAMAGYMLGVTQGIAFGVPAGLAALCADLLPVGMALLAGVFLRERLAHQIWLGLIVGLAGVLWVTHDALGLGDAPLWAYSLPVAGMLSLAVATLWQKRARSTRSMGLLANLWLQCFVSCLVFAVIEGSQGSLAPVPSAGFVLSVLWTASLPTFGGYGLYWICLRRSSATRVATLLYLSPPITLLWAWAMFGEPLSWQMALGMALSSLGIWLVVRTESRQAARAA